One stretch of Streptomyces agglomeratus DNA includes these proteins:
- the glpK gene encoding glycerol kinase GlpK, translating into MVERYVMSIDQGTTSTRCILFDHRGRLVSVAQREHQQFFPKPGWVEHDALEIWRNLRRIVPEALSGTGDGVLAEAVSALGIANQRETTVLWDRRTGIPLNRAIVWQDTRTAPLVEDLRSDPGDAFFLERCGLAPSTYFSAPRIRWLFDHVPGLEQRAANGDVLFGTMESWLIWNLTGGTAGGRHITDVTNASRTMLMNMGTLEWDEELLRFFGIPHAILPEIRSSAEWYGDDRSVLPGRPITAALGDQQAALFGQTCFSPGEAKCTYGTGSFLLLNTGTDVVRSSNGLLTTVAYKIDEQPAVYALEGPIAVTGALVQWFRDRLELINSAPGIETLARTVEDNGGCYIVPAFSGLFAPRWRSDARGVIVGLTSYITKGHLARAALESTGWQTKEVVDAMNADSSLTLRELKVDGGMTSDNLLMQILADVLDVPVVRPMAAETVSLGAAYAAGLAAGYWADLEVLRGNWHRAAQWLPDMDPTRRASEYENWQRAVERSLGWIRRPNGS; encoded by the coding sequence ATGGTCGAACGGTATGTGATGTCCATCGACCAGGGCACCACCTCCACCCGGTGCATCCTGTTCGACCACCGCGGGCGATTGGTGTCCGTGGCCCAGCGCGAGCACCAGCAGTTCTTCCCCAAGCCCGGCTGGGTCGAGCACGACGCCCTGGAGATCTGGCGCAATCTGCGGCGCATCGTGCCCGAGGCCCTGTCCGGCACGGGCGACGGCGTCTTGGCCGAGGCCGTCTCGGCCCTGGGCATCGCGAACCAACGCGAGACGACCGTCCTATGGGACCGGCGGACCGGCATCCCGCTGAACAGGGCGATCGTCTGGCAGGACACCCGCACCGCCCCGCTCGTCGAAGACCTGCGCAGCGACCCGGGCGACGCGTTCTTCCTGGAACGCTGCGGCCTGGCGCCCTCGACGTACTTCTCCGCACCACGGATCCGCTGGCTCTTCGACCATGTGCCCGGTCTGGAACAGCGGGCCGCGAACGGAGATGTCCTGTTCGGCACGATGGAGTCCTGGCTCATCTGGAACCTCACCGGGGGGACGGCGGGAGGCCGACACATCACCGACGTGACCAACGCCAGCCGCACGATGCTCATGAACATGGGCACGCTCGAATGGGACGAGGAACTGCTGCGGTTCTTCGGGATACCGCACGCCATCCTTCCCGAGATCCGGTCCTCTGCGGAGTGGTACGGCGACGACCGCTCGGTGCTCCCCGGCAGGCCCATCACGGCCGCGCTCGGCGATCAGCAGGCCGCTCTCTTCGGGCAGACCTGCTTCTCCCCGGGCGAGGCGAAGTGCACCTACGGAACCGGCAGCTTCCTGCTGCTCAACACCGGGACCGACGTCGTCCGGTCCAGCAATGGACTGCTCACCACCGTCGCCTACAAGATCGACGAGCAGCCCGCGGTCTACGCACTGGAGGGCCCGATCGCCGTCACCGGCGCCCTGGTCCAGTGGTTCCGCGACCGGCTGGAACTCATCAACAGCGCACCGGGCATCGAGACCCTGGCGCGCACCGTCGAGGACAACGGCGGCTGCTACATCGTCCCGGCGTTCTCCGGTCTCTTCGCACCCCGCTGGCGCAGCGACGCACGCGGCGTCATCGTCGGCCTGACCTCGTACATCACCAAGGGGCACCTGGCCAGGGCGGCGCTGGAATCCACCGGCTGGCAGACGAAGGAGGTCGTCGACGCCATGAACGCCGACTCCTCGCTCACCCTGAGAGAGCTGAAGGTCGACGGTGGCATGACGTCGGACAACCTCCTGATGCAGATCCTGGCCGACGTCCTCGACGTGCCGGTGGTGCGGCCCATGGCGGCCGAGACCGTCTCCCTGGGCGCGGCCTACGCCGCCGGGCTGGCCGCCGGCTACTGGGCGGACCTGGAAGTGCTGCGCGGCAACTGGCACCGGGCGGCGCAATGGCTGCCGGACATGGACCCCACGCGGCGGGCGTCGGAGTACGAGAACTGGCAACGGGCCGTCGAACGGTCCTTGGGCTGGATCAGACGGCCGAACGGCTCGTAG
- a CDS encoding bleomycin resistance protein has translation MAEKTIPILPCRTIQPVLEFYTALGFEVTFQQKSPNPYAVVERAGIELQFFGMKQYEPAESFSTCYVVTDDVDGLHAVFRTGLKAAYGRIPTRGLPRIGPPKDMSYGVRQFLLTDPGGNCIHIGKRTSEDQRHRRAPEETYARALHHASLLADSKDDPAMAAKVIDRALHLEDEQPTPVQLLRLLVLRADVAGRLGDEGTATAALAEAAAVHLTAEERQSVHDDLKRLEELRN, from the coding sequence ATGGCTGAGAAAACTATTCCGATCCTGCCGTGCCGGACCATCCAGCCCGTTCTCGAGTTCTACACCGCCCTCGGGTTCGAGGTGACCTTCCAGCAGAAGAGCCCCAACCCCTACGCGGTCGTGGAGCGCGCGGGCATCGAGCTCCAGTTCTTCGGGATGAAGCAGTACGAGCCTGCTGAGTCTTTCAGTACGTGCTACGTCGTCACCGATGACGTCGACGGACTGCATGCCGTCTTCCGGACGGGGCTCAAGGCGGCGTACGGGAGGATCCCGACCCGAGGGCTGCCACGTATCGGGCCGCCCAAGGACATGTCGTACGGCGTGCGGCAGTTCCTCCTGACCGATCCGGGAGGCAACTGCATCCACATCGGGAAGCGGACGAGCGAAGACCAGCGCCACCGGCGCGCCCCCGAGGAGACCTACGCCCGCGCCCTCCACCATGCCTCCCTCCTCGCCGACTCGAAAGATGACCCTGCGATGGCCGCCAAGGTCATTGACCGGGCGCTTCACCTCGAGGACGAGCAGCCCACGCCCGTACAACTGCTGCGCCTCCTCGTACTGCGAGCGGATGTCGCCGGGCGCCTCGGTGACGAAGGGACCGCGACGGCGGCGCTCGCCGAGGCCGCCGCCGTCCATCTCACCGCCGAGGAGCGGCAGTCGGTTCACGACGACCTCAAACGTCTTGAAGAGCTACGGAACTGA
- a CDS encoding MBL fold metallo-hydrolase: protein MSDDTDAQRPKRRIQGFGRRTVLRGAALGAAAPLLPATTAVSAAAPRRAPAAGSASFRWLGTSGWRIDVDGRTVLFDPYLTRFKTGLFDGGFKPGTKLRSDPGLVREHIGHPEIVLVSHSHWDHVADVPHIAKSTGARIVGTETTFHLLVAFGVDPAQISVVKGGEVLDFGGLTVEVVSSLHSRNKRHSYFAPGTLNAPPAAVPRTISDLPEGDTLAFQVTAGSGGPSAFLMGASDFSERAVQGLSPDLAMVAVPSSASTSRYVPRLLRALGRPGVVVPVHWDNFEEPLSEPPRRDPVMDLDAFTTQVHQESPTSRIVVPDYRTTYGADMRPNS from the coding sequence ATGAGCGACGACACAGACGCACAGCGCCCGAAGCGGCGCATCCAGGGGTTCGGCCGACGTACGGTGCTGCGTGGCGCCGCGCTCGGCGCGGCCGCCCCGCTGCTTCCCGCCACGACCGCCGTCTCCGCGGCGGCGCCCCGTAGGGCCCCGGCGGCTGGTTCGGCGTCCTTCCGCTGGCTGGGCACCTCCGGCTGGCGCATCGACGTCGACGGCCGGACGGTGCTCTTCGACCCGTACCTCACCCGGTTCAAGACCGGCCTGTTCGACGGGGGCTTCAAGCCGGGTACGAAGCTGAGGTCCGATCCAGGGCTGGTGCGGGAGCACATCGGCCACCCCGAGATCGTCCTGGTCAGCCACTCCCACTGGGACCACGTCGCCGATGTGCCCCACATCGCCAAGTCCACCGGCGCCCGGATCGTCGGCACGGAGACCACCTTCCATCTGCTGGTCGCGTTCGGTGTCGACCCGGCACAGATCTCGGTGGTGAAGGGTGGCGAGGTGCTGGACTTCGGCGGGCTCACCGTCGAGGTCGTGTCGAGCCTGCACAGCCGCAACAAGCGGCACTCCTACTTCGCTCCGGGCACGCTGAATGCGCCGCCCGCTGCTGTCCCGAGGACCATCTCCGACCTGCCGGAGGGCGACACTCTCGCTTTCCAGGTGACGGCCGGGAGCGGCGGCCCGTCGGCCTTCCTGATGGGCGCCAGCGACTTCTCCGAGCGGGCCGTGCAGGGTTTGAGCCCCGATCTGGCGATGGTCGCGGTGCCGTCGAGCGCCTCCACGTCCCGCTATGTGCCCCGGCTGCTGCGCGCACTGGGCCGGCCCGGCGTCGTCGTGCCCGTCCACTGGGACAACTTCGAGGAGCCGCTGAGCGAGCCCCCGCGCCGCGACCCGGTGATGGACCTGGACGCGTTCACCACCCAGGTCCACCAGGAGTCTCCGACGAGCCGGATCGTCGTCCCGGACTACCGCACCACGTACGGCGCAGACATGCGCCCGAACTCCTGA
- a CDS encoding SAM-dependent methyltransferase, which yields MSREEISGIAHADHPIKAPLDDESVGLLLGHGLPRGDERVLDLGCGTAEWLLRALATRPHLHAEGVDVSEAALRQAGRTASELGVDERLVLHHQEAAAFGSPQPFDLVISVGATHAFGGLLPTLAAARTHLAPGGRVLIGESFWDRDPSPAAIEAFGDLADLATTVDHVVADGWTPVHGHVSTRSELDAYEWACWGSLASWALDHPADPAGAQALKAATLARSQWLHGYRESFGFLCLVLRQTPDTTGK from the coding sequence ACCCGATCAAGGCTCCGCTCGACGACGAGTCGGTCGGCCTGCTGCTCGGACACGGCCTCCCGAGGGGCGACGAGCGAGTCCTCGACCTCGGATGCGGCACGGCGGAATGGCTTCTGCGGGCCCTCGCTACGCGGCCCCACCTGCACGCCGAGGGCGTCGACGTCTCCGAGGCCGCCCTGCGGCAGGCCGGCCGGACGGCGAGCGAACTCGGGGTCGACGAGCGTCTGGTCCTTCACCACCAGGAAGCTGCCGCCTTCGGCTCGCCGCAGCCGTTCGACCTGGTGATCAGCGTCGGCGCCACGCATGCCTTCGGCGGTCTTCTCCCCACCCTCGCGGCAGCCCGCACGCACCTGGCCCCCGGAGGCCGCGTCCTGATCGGTGAGTCCTTCTGGGACCGCGACCCTTCACCCGCGGCCATCGAGGCGTTCGGTGACCTCGCCGATCTGGCGACCACGGTGGACCACGTCGTCGCCGACGGATGGACCCCGGTCCACGGCCATGTCAGCACCCGCAGCGAGCTGGACGCCTACGAGTGGGCCTGCTGGGGCTCACTGGCCTCCTGGGCACTGGACCACCCTGCTGATCCGGCCGGCGCCCAGGCACTGAAAGCGGCCACCCTTGCACGTTCGCAGTGGCTGCACGGATACCGAGAAAGCTTCGGATTCCTCTGCTTGGTTCTACGTCAGACACCCGACACGACTGGAAAGTGA
- a CDS encoding alpha/beta fold hydrolase: MQPTFVLVHGAFANSFSFAPLQAELGLLGHRSVAVDLPGHGFQATFTRAYQSPQNPEELATTPGSIKGVTLADNAAHLIGILERAKQNGPVILVAHSRGGATATAAANARPDLIDRIVYVSAWCPVRLDVGDYYAEPEMATVDPAAFASALAGNPADLGLLRVNFRTANPDSLAAFKDAFFADGTDEQFLTFLNTFQPDENLDVGGSADRAQAATWGRIPKTYIRLADDTSLPLALQDRLIREGNELTPDNPYDVRTLEGSHLKWLADPAPAARVLGELAALPAPRT; encoded by the coding sequence ATGCAACCGACGTTCGTACTCGTACACGGAGCCTTCGCGAACTCCTTCTCCTTCGCGCCCCTTCAGGCCGAACTCGGCCTCCTCGGGCACCGTTCGGTCGCCGTCGACCTCCCCGGCCACGGGTTCCAGGCGACCTTCACGCGCGCCTACCAGTCACCGCAGAACCCCGAGGAACTCGCCACCACCCCCGGCTCGATCAAGGGCGTCACGCTGGCCGACAACGCCGCGCACCTCATCGGGATCCTCGAACGGGCCAAACAGAACGGACCCGTGATCCTCGTCGCCCACAGCCGCGGCGGCGCCACGGCCACCGCCGCGGCCAACGCCCGTCCGGATCTGATCGACCGCATCGTCTACGTCTCGGCCTGGTGCCCGGTCCGGCTCGACGTAGGTGATTACTACGCCGAGCCGGAGATGGCCACAGTCGACCCCGCTGCCTTCGCTTCGGCGCTGGCCGGGAACCCCGCCGACCTCGGCCTGCTCCGCGTCAACTTCCGCACGGCGAACCCGGACTCGCTCGCGGCGTTCAAGGATGCCTTCTTCGCCGACGGCACAGACGAGCAGTTCCTCACCTTCCTGAACACCTTCCAGCCCGACGAGAACCTGGACGTCGGCGGCTCCGCCGACCGGGCGCAGGCCGCGACCTGGGGACGTATTCCCAAGACCTACATCCGCCTGGCCGATGACACGAGCCTGCCTCTCGCCCTACAGGACCGCCTGATCCGCGAGGGCAACGAACTGACGCCCGACAACCCGTACGACGTCCGCACACTGGAGGGCAGCCACCTGAAGTGGCTGGCCGACCCCGCGCCGGCTGCTCGCGTCCTGGGCGAACTCGCCGCGCTGCCGGCCCCCCGGACATGA
- a CDS encoding TetR/AcrR family transcriptional regulator yields MPKRVDHTERRTEIAEALVRVAGRRGLHAVGMRDVAAEAGVSLRLVQYYFETKEKLLLFGLEHLTERFGERASARVQAAGDSPGPREMIEALLMAALPTDEDSRTFHFVYTSYAVLAVTDQALAAQPFIKNPDAAEDAVTQLLRQAQEAALLEPGVDAQLEAAGLLAMSAGLGTSILVGQRSPESAIAVLDHRLDRIFRTGDAAS; encoded by the coding sequence ATGCCCAAGCGCGTGGACCACACAGAACGGCGCACCGAGATCGCCGAGGCACTGGTCCGAGTCGCCGGGCGACGCGGGCTGCATGCCGTGGGGATGCGCGATGTGGCAGCAGAGGCGGGCGTGTCGCTGCGGCTGGTGCAGTACTACTTCGAGACCAAGGAGAAGCTGCTGCTCTTCGGACTGGAGCATCTGACAGAGAGGTTCGGGGAACGGGCCTCCGCCCGCGTGCAGGCCGCCGGGGACAGTCCCGGCCCGCGGGAAATGATCGAGGCACTGCTGATGGCGGCGCTGCCGACCGACGAGGACAGCCGCACCTTCCACTTCGTCTACACCTCGTATGCCGTTCTGGCCGTGACCGACCAGGCGCTCGCCGCCCAGCCCTTCATCAAGAACCCGGATGCCGCAGAAGACGCGGTAACCCAGCTCCTGCGGCAGGCGCAAGAGGCAGCTCTGCTCGAGCCGGGTGTGGACGCACAGTTGGAGGCAGCCGGCCTGCTTGCCATGTCTGCGGGACTCGGCACCAGCATCCTCGTCGGCCAGCGCAGCCCGGAGTCTGCCATCGCCGTCCTGGACCACCGCCTGGACCGGATCTTCCGCACCGGTGATGCCGCCAGTTGA
- a CDS encoding alpha/beta fold hydrolase, whose amino-acid sequence MSETAVRARADIGRYVSDAWRDRYFAACDAAYALGAPALAEEDVETSFGTTHVYRYGPEGDPARSRTPVVLVHGAGSCSAMWHPNTPALSADRPVYAIDTPGDPGRSVQRESIHQPERAAQWLDETLAGLGLDRVHLVGTSYGGWLALNHAHRRPGRLASVTLLDPGGLERVGLRFFVWIFAGLFATFAPKALRPRLAAWLEQPVLVMPELRTMIRTAVRAYRIRRPAPLPLSEEELSTIRTPLYLVLGKRSLLVHPQRQAERVPRLVPGARAEIISGTGHGPQIDHAEEINRRMLNFMASVD is encoded by the coding sequence GTGTCCGAGACTGCTGTCCGCGCCCGAGCCGACATAGGCCGCTACGTGAGCGATGCCTGGCGCGACCGCTACTTCGCGGCCTGTGACGCTGCCTATGCACTGGGCGCACCCGCGCTCGCCGAAGAGGACGTGGAGACGTCCTTCGGCACCACGCATGTCTATCGCTACGGTCCCGAGGGCGATCCCGCTCGATCCCGCACCCCTGTCGTCCTGGTGCACGGCGCGGGCTCCTGCTCTGCCATGTGGCACCCGAACACCCCCGCCCTCAGCGCAGACCGCCCGGTCTACGCGATCGACACCCCGGGTGATCCCGGCCGCAGCGTGCAGCGCGAATCGATCCACCAACCCGAGCGCGCCGCACAGTGGCTGGACGAGACACTCGCCGGACTCGGCCTTGACCGCGTCCACCTCGTCGGCACCTCCTACGGCGGATGGCTCGCCCTGAACCATGCGCACCGCAGGCCCGGTCGCCTCGCCTCGGTCACGCTGCTCGACCCCGGCGGCCTGGAGAGAGTGGGACTGCGCTTCTTCGTCTGGATCTTCGCCGGTCTCTTCGCGACCTTCGCGCCCAAGGCGCTGCGCCCCCGGCTGGCGGCCTGGCTGGAACAGCCGGTCCTCGTCATGCCGGAACTGCGCACGATGATCAGAACGGCCGTTCGCGCCTACCGCATACGCCGCCCGGCCCCGCTTCCCCTGTCCGAGGAGGAGCTGTCCACCATCCGGACCCCGCTCTATCTGGTGCTCGGCAAGCGAAGCCTCCTCGTGCACCCGCAGCGGCAGGCGGAGCGTGTGCCGCGCCTGGTCCCCGGCGCCCGAGCCGAGATCATCTCCGGCACGGGCCACGGGCCGCAGATTGACCACGCGGAGGAGATCAACCGCAGGATGCTGAACTTCATGGCCTCCGTCGACTGA
- a CDS encoding ATP-binding protein, protein MAAQLNVVDPEAVDRLGPDAVDHVCPLPHAPGAVSAVRGRVRTVLAEWGLSPDAIMDALVVVSELLTNALVHALPPATLRLSWVRIDGHGALRVEVTDAGPVLAGDGWDAPDPDEHGRGIDIVTALAARCGIRVGTEGITRWADLPAA, encoded by the coding sequence ATGGCCGCCCAGCTCAACGTCGTCGACCCCGAGGCAGTCGATCGCCTCGGCCCCGACGCTGTCGATCATGTCTGCCCTCTGCCCCACGCCCCGGGGGCCGTGTCCGCCGTCCGCGGGCGGGTCCGCACCGTACTCGCCGAGTGGGGCCTGTCTCCCGACGCCATCATGGACGCACTCGTAGTGGTATCGGAGCTCCTGACCAACGCACTGGTCCACGCCCTGCCACCGGCGACGCTGCGGTTGTCGTGGGTCCGCATCGACGGACACGGGGCCCTGCGCGTGGAAGTGACCGACGCGGGACCCGTCCTCGCCGGTGACGGATGGGACGCCCCGGACCCGGACGAGCACGGCCGCGGCATCGACATCGTCACCGCGTTGGCTGCCCGCTGCGGCATACGCGTCGGCACCGAGGGGATCACACGCTGGGCTGACCTCCCTGCGGCCTAG
- a CDS encoding IclR family transcriptional regulator: MAGPVQSIERAAAILRLLAAGPQRLGLGEVAASLGLAKGTTHGILRTLQLVDFVEQDAATGKYQLGAALLHLGTSYLDVNELRSRSINWADALAARSGEAVRLGTPLEGRVLVIHHVFRPDDTLQTLDVGALLPLHASSLGKVLLAFGTANLDAAVDAGLDAYTRHTLAHADELTHALAEIRENGWGSEVQEMSMGEAGVAAPIRGHGGLVVGAIGLSGPVERICDVRGRPELKLLTVLREAARAISRNLGAARW, translated from the coding sequence ATGGCCGGTCCCGTCCAGTCCATCGAACGGGCGGCGGCAATTCTCCGCCTGCTCGCCGCGGGCCCCCAGCGGCTCGGGCTCGGGGAAGTGGCGGCCTCGCTGGGGCTGGCGAAGGGGACGACCCACGGCATTCTGCGCACCCTCCAGCTCGTGGATTTCGTCGAGCAGGACGCGGCGACCGGGAAGTACCAGCTCGGTGCGGCCCTCCTGCACCTCGGCACCAGCTACCTCGATGTGAACGAACTGCGTTCGCGCTCGATCAACTGGGCCGACGCCCTGGCCGCCCGCAGCGGTGAAGCGGTCCGCCTCGGCACTCCGCTGGAAGGCCGAGTGCTCGTCATCCACCACGTTTTCCGGCCGGACGACACCCTCCAGACCCTAGACGTGGGCGCACTGCTGCCCCTGCACGCCTCCTCGCTCGGAAAGGTGCTGCTGGCGTTCGGCACCGCGAACCTCGATGCGGCGGTCGACGCCGGGCTGGACGCGTACACCCGGCACACCCTCGCCCACGCGGACGAGCTGACCCACGCCCTCGCCGAGATCCGGGAGAACGGCTGGGGCAGCGAAGTACAGGAGATGAGCATGGGGGAAGCCGGCGTCGCCGCGCCCATCAGGGGGCACGGCGGCCTCGTGGTGGGCGCCATCGGCCTGTCCGGCCCGGTCGAGCGGATCTGTGACGTCAGAGGCCGGCCGGAACTCAAGCTGCTCACCGTGCTGCGTGAAGCCGCCCGGGCGATCTCACGAAACCTGGGGGCCGCCCGCTGGTAG
- a CDS encoding DUF3995 domain-containing protein gives MTIKHSLDDAVPPVPSWALRLRLGKWPGFAVAAWGFLFAVPSFIWALGGTFGAKSTVAPSLMNLAHERVTWFLAVLWVTGFLKLFGALVGIGLTRRRGKWTGRLMVFCGGGAAVLLVWHGCLFVVHGVLVEAGARAVAPDLVGLTRWYLCLWGPWFIAGGLAFAAAATHYVRRHDGRREVRLYGSVGALGALLLSLASVVTGIG, from the coding sequence GTGACGATCAAGCATTCTTTGGACGATGCAGTGCCTCCGGTCCCGAGCTGGGCGCTCCGCCTCCGTCTGGGTAAGTGGCCCGGGTTCGCCGTTGCGGCATGGGGGTTCCTGTTCGCGGTACCCAGTTTCATCTGGGCGTTGGGTGGCACCTTCGGTGCGAAGTCGACAGTGGCTCCGTCGCTGATGAATCTTGCTCATGAGCGAGTGACGTGGTTCCTGGCCGTCTTGTGGGTGACCGGCTTTCTGAAGCTCTTCGGGGCGTTGGTCGGTATCGGCCTGACGCGCCGTCGCGGCAAGTGGACGGGTCGACTCATGGTGTTCTGTGGCGGTGGCGCGGCGGTGCTGCTCGTCTGGCATGGATGTCTATTCGTTGTCCACGGAGTGCTGGTTGAGGCTGGGGCGCGCGCTGTCGCGCCTGATCTGGTCGGGTTGACCCGCTGGTACCTCTGTCTGTGGGGGCCGTGGTTCATTGCCGGTGGCCTGGCCTTTGCCGCAGCCGCCACGCACTATGTCCGCCGACACGATGGCCGGCGTGAGGTGAGGCTTTACGGCTCTGTAGGGGCGCTGGGCGCGTTGCTCCTGTCTTTGGCCTCGGTGGTCACCGGGATTGGTTGA